DNA sequence from the Sphingomonas sp. genome:
GTCGACAGGCCGCCGCGCGCCAGCCCGATCACCTCGCGGAAGAAGAACAGGATGATGGCGAGCAGGGAACCGACATGGACCGCCACGTCGATCAGCGGCCCCTGATCCGGCATGTGCGTGAATTGGGGAATGAGGATCAGGTGACCGGAAGACGAGATGGGCAGGAATTCGGTCACGCCCTGGACGATGGCGATGATCAGCAATTGCAGGAAGGTCATGGGAAGGGCCCGTTTTTCCGGTTCGTCGAAGGTCTTAGCAGCGCCCGGCTCGCTGGCAACCTCCCTGCGCCGTTCAGGCCAAGGTCATGGAGATTTTGCGACAGATACGCTATATCCGGCGTGCCGCTCGTGTCGGCGCGCCCGTCCGCGTATCGAGGAGAATGTCATGCACAAGCCGCTGGCCGCTTGCATCGCCGCCCTTCTCGCGGTCTCCCCCGCCGCTGCTCACCCCGCCGACGACGAGGATTCCGCCCGGCTCTTGCCCTCGTCGCGCGATGTCGCCGCGATGGCGCCGGCGATCGATCGGATGGTCGGCGTCTTGCTCGATGTCGATGTCGGTCCGATCGTCGATGCCGCCGATCCCTATGCGCGCCATCCCGGCTATGGCCTGCCTGGCCGCTCGCTCGGCGCGCTGGGGCGCAGCCGCGATCCCGATTTCGACCGGCGCTGGCGCGGCGCGCTCTACGGCGGCACGGCGCGGCTCGGCGCGATGATGGATTCGCTCGCCGCGGCCGCGCCCGCTCTGCGTCGCTCGCTGCGCGAGGCCGAAAACGGCATCGCCGCCGCGATCGGAGAGTATCGCGCCCGCCGCGGCGATCCGCGCGGTCCTTATTACGAGGATGACGACGATCCTTTCGAGGATTGAGCCCCGACCGCAAATGAGCGGTGGACTGGCGCGCGAGGCCCATTAAAGGTCTGCCGCGATCATGTGGCAGCTCTATCAATTCCCTCTATGTCCCTATTCGCGCAAGGTCCGGCTCCTGCTGGCCGAAAAGGGCGTCGCGCACGAGCTGGTGCGCGTCTCGCCCTGGGAGCAGGACGACGAATTTTCCGATCTCAACCCGGCCGGCGAGACGCCGGTGCTGGTCGAGGCGGGCAAGGGCATCGCGCTGATCGATTCCGGCGCGATCTGCGACTATTTCGAGGAAACGGTCGATAAGGCGCCGATGATCCCCGGCACCGCCAAGGATCGCGCCGAGATCCGCCGCCTGGTCGCCTGGTTCGACGGGCGGATGCACCGCGAGGTGGTCGAACCGCTGATGCGCGAGCGGATGCACAAGCGGCTGATCCATCGCGCCTCGCCGGACACAAGCGAATTGCGCAAGGCGATGACCGCCTGCAACGCGCATCTGGATTATATCGACTATCTGCTCGATCACCGCCGCTGGCTGGCCGGCCCGGCCCTGACGCTGGCCGATCTCGCCGCCGCCGCGCAGCTTTCGGTCGCCGATTATCTGGGCGGGGTCGATTGGCGCGGCCACAAGCAGACGGCGGACTGGTATGCGGTGATGAAGTCCCGCCCCAGCTTCCGTCCCCTGCTCGCCGAACGGATGGAGGTGATCCAGCCGCCGTCGCACTACGACAAGCCGGATTTCTGATCTTGATCAGAGACGCGGCACCGCCCACATCGCTCCCATGCTGATCCAGACCGAAACCACGCCCAATCCGGCGACGCTCAAATTCATGCCCGGCCGGGCCGTGATGGACCATGGCACCCGGGATTTCGCGACGCCGGAGGATGCCGAGGCCTCGCCGCTCGCCGAGGCGATTTTCTCGACCGGCGAGGTGGAAGGCGTGTTCTTCGGGCGCGATTTCGTGTCGGTGACGGCGGCGCCGGGCGTCGAATGGCGCCAGCTGAAGCCGCAGGTGCTCGAAGTGCTGCTCGATCATTTCGCCAGCGACGCCCCCCTGTTCCGCGCCGGCAGCGCGGCGGGCATCGCGGTCGCGCCCGAGCCGGAGATCGACGACGATCCCGCCGATGCCGAAGTGGTCGCCCAGATTCGCGAGCTGATCGACACCCGGGTCCGCCCGGCGGTGGCGAAGGACGGCGGCGACATCGTCTATCGCGGCTTTCGCGAGGGTACGGTCTATCTCGCGCTGCACGGCGCCTGCTCGGGCTGCCCCTCCTCGACGATGACGCTCAAGAACGGCATCGAAAGCCTGCTCAAACATTATGTGCCCGAGGTGGAGACGGTCGAGGCCGTCTGACCCTTCCGCCTTCAAGCCGGCGCAAACTCCCTCTGGACTTGCGCGCGCGCGCGGGTGACGAAGGGGCGATGGGGCGTATGCGTAAATGTTGCTGGTGATCGACAGCGCGACGGCGGCCTGCTCGGCGGCTTTGCTCGGCGACGACGGCGGCCTGATCGGCGAAAGGCACGAATTGGTCGGGCGCGGCCATGCCGAGCGGCTGATGCCGATGATCGCCGATCTGCTGGATGGCCGCCGGCCGGACGCGATCCTGGTCGATTGCGGGCCGGGCAGCTTCACCGGCGTGCGCGTCGGACTCGCCGCCGCCCACGGCCTCGCCATCGGCTGGGGCGTGCCGATGAGCGGCTACAGCGCGATGGCGCTGCTCGCCGCCGCGTCCGGCGCGGTCCCCGTGGCGGTGGCGCTTCAAGGGGGACATGGCGAGCTTTTCGTGCAAAGCTATGGCGGTGATCCGATCGCGCCTTTGGATGAACTCCGCTCTCTCGCGCCGGAAGCCGCCGCGTCGGCGATCGATGCCGATCCCGTCGTCGGCTCCGGTGCCGAGGCGCTGGTCGCGGCGCGGGGCCGGGGCGAATGGCGCGATGCCTTGCCCCGTGCCGCCGACGCCGCCTTGCTGCCGGCGCATCTGCGCGACCTCCCGCCGCGTCCGATCTACGGCCGCGCGCCCGATGCGAAGCCCGTCCAGTGCGGCGTCGAAGGGACGATGAGATGAGCATGGCCGCCATCCGGTTCAGCGAAGGCGGCCTCGCCGATCTGCCGGCGGTGATGACGGTAATGGACGACAGTTTCGAGCCGCGTTTCGGCGAGGCCTGGACAGCGTCGCAATGCGCCGGGTTGATGTCGATGCCCGGAGTCTGGCTGACGCTGGCCGGCGGCGAGGACGGCATGGTCGGTTTCGCGCTCGCCCGGATCGCCGCGGATGAAGCCGAATTGCTGCTGCTGGCCGTGTGCCGGGCGGCGCAACGCCGGAGCGTGGGCCGCACTTTGCTCGCCCGGTTCGAAGCGGCCGCGCGCGCGCGGGGCGCCGCGCGCGTTCATCTTGAGGTGCGCGACGGCAATTCCGCCGTGATCTTGTATCGGAACGCCGGCTTCGAATTGGTCGGCCGCCGGCCGAATTACTATGAAGGGCCGGACGGGCAAAATTTCGATGCGCTCACCTTCGCCAAGTCGATCGGCGACACTGCGGGCATTTCTGCATTTTAACAACATTGTCACTTGTCACCATGACGTCAAAGGACTTATTCCTGACAAGTCTGTCACGGCCAATGACAGACCCCTCTGGCTATAGGAAAGTTGGTGCCTCATCATGGAAAATCAGGACAATTTCGGGGAGACGTTGATCACCCTCACCGCCGATATCGTGTCGGCGCATGTCAGCAACAACAGCGTGGCGGTCTCCGACCTTCCGTTGCTGATCAATAACGTCCATGGCGCGCTCAGCACGCTGGGCAGCGGCAAGGACGAGCCGGCACCGCGGCCAGAGCCGAAGGTCTCGATCCGCGCGTCGATCAAGCCCGACTACATCGTCTGTCTCGAGGACGGCAAGAAGCTGAAGATGCTGAAGCGGCATCTGATGACGCACTACAACATGACTCCGGAAGATTATCGGCAGAAATGGGGTCTTGCCGCCGACTATCCGATGGTCGCGCCGAATTATGCTGAGCAG
Encoded proteins:
- a CDS encoding NifU family protein encodes the protein MLIQTETTPNPATLKFMPGRAVMDHGTRDFATPEDAEASPLAEAIFSTGEVEGVFFGRDFVSVTAAPGVEWRQLKPQVLEVLLDHFASDAPLFRAGSAAGIAVAPEPEIDDDPADAEVVAQIRELIDTRVRPAVAKDGGDIVYRGFREGTVYLALHGACSGCPSSTMTLKNGIESLLKHYVPEVETVEAV
- a CDS encoding GNAT family N-acetyltransferase, translating into MSMAAIRFSEGGLADLPAVMTVMDDSFEPRFGEAWTASQCAGLMSMPGVWLTLAGGEDGMVGFALARIAADEAELLLLAVCRAAQRRSVGRTLLARFEAAARARGAARVHLEVRDGNSAVILYRNAGFELVGRRPNYYEGPDGQNFDALTFAKSIGDTAGISAF
- a CDS encoding MucR family transcriptional regulator encodes the protein MENQDNFGETLITLTADIVSAHVSNNSVAVSDLPLLINNVHGALSTLGSGKDEPAPRPEPKVSIRASIKPDYIVCLEDGKKLKMLKRHLMTHYNMTPEDYRQKWGLAADYPMVAPNYAEQRRTLAKKIGLGTKRKRAPRK
- the tsaB gene encoding tRNA (adenosine(37)-N6)-threonylcarbamoyltransferase complex dimerization subunit type 1 TsaB, with translation MLLVIDSATAACSAALLGDDGGLIGERHELVGRGHAERLMPMIADLLDGRRPDAILVDCGPGSFTGVRVGLAAAHGLAIGWGVPMSGYSAMALLAAASGAVPVAVALQGGHGELFVQSYGGDPIAPLDELRSLAPEAAASAIDADPVVGSGAEALVAARGRGEWRDALPRAADAALLPAHLRDLPPRPIYGRAPDAKPVQCGVEGTMR
- a CDS encoding glutathione S-transferase family protein, whose translation is MWQLYQFPLCPYSRKVRLLLAEKGVAHELVRVSPWEQDDEFSDLNPAGETPVLVEAGKGIALIDSGAICDYFEETVDKAPMIPGTAKDRAEIRRLVAWFDGRMHREVVEPLMRERMHKRLIHRASPDTSELRKAMTACNAHLDYIDYLLDHRRWLAGPALTLADLAAAAQLSVADYLGGVDWRGHKQTADWYAVMKSRPSFRPLLAERMEVIQPPSHYDKPDF